The following is a genomic window from Actinomycetota bacterium.
TCGGCCCCCAGGTCCCAGGGCTCGGCGATCAGCTTCACCTTCGACAGCACCGGGTCCTGGCCTACGGCGGTGTAGAAGACCCCCGCCATGTCCACCCCGCCGTTGGCCCGCGCCAGCGCCGGGGCGAGGTCGAAGCGGAACCCGTCGACGTGCATCTCCTCCACCCAGTACCGCAGGCTGTCGCAGATGAGCTGCACCACCCGGGGATGGGAGGCGTTCAGCGTGTTTCCCGTGCCGGTGACATCTGCCGAGCGCCGCCGGTCCTCGGGGTTCAGCCGGTAGTAGTCGAGGTTGTCCACCCCCCGGAAGCACAGCGTCGGCCCCCGCTCGCTGCCCTCGCCGGTGTGGTTGTACACCACGTCGAGGAGCACCTCGATCCCGGCCCGGTGCAGCGCCCGCACCATGGACTTGAACTCATAGACCTGGCGGCCGGGCTGGCTGGCATAGCGCACCTCAGGGGCGAAGAAGGCGATGGTGTTGTAGCCCCAGTACTCGCTCAGGCGCAGCTTCGCCAGGTGCCAGCCGGTCACCGCCTGGTGGACCGGGAGCAGCTCGACGGCGGTCACGCCCAGCTCCTTCAGGTGGTCGATGACCGGCTCCGACCCCATCCCCAGGTAGGTCCCCCGCAGCTCCGGCGCCAGGCCGGGGTGGGCGGCCGTCAGGCCTTTGACATGGCACTCGTAGATGACGGTGCGGTTCCAGGGCGTCCGGGGCGCCCGATCGTTGCCCCAGGAGAAGGCCGGGTCCACCACGACCGACTTGGGCAGGCGCGGGGCGCTGTCCGTGGTGCTGCACGACAGGTCCTCGTCCGGGTCGCCCAGCACGTAGCCGAAACAGTCCGCCGACAGCTGGATCGGGCCGCTGAGCGAGCGGGCGTAGGGATCGAGCAGCAGCTTGTTGGGGTTGAAACGCAGCCCCTCGGCCGGGGCGTAGTGACCGTGGACCCGGAAGCCGTAGAGCTGACCAGGCCGGACGTCGGGCAGGTAGCCGTGCCACACGAAGTCGGTGCGCTCGGTCAGGCGGACCCGCTCCTCGCCCACGATCGGGTGGGCCCCGGCGGGGCCGGCAGGGTCGGGGAACAGGCAGAGCTCGACCGCGTGGGCATGCGGGGACCAGAGGGCGAAGTTCACACCCTCCCCGTCCCACGTGGCTCCCAACGGGGAGGGCGTTCCGGGCCAGACCCTGAGCTCGGTCCGGCGGGCGGGCGGTTCACGAGACACGTCGGGCCACACGATCCCGGGCGGCGCCCCGGCCTGTCAACCCGGCCGCATCCCCGCTGGGCCTTTACCGGGGCGGGCGAGATGTCCGAGCCCAAATAAGGTATTGACTTCTATTCGATTCCGAGTAATCTCTAGGCATGGCACCGCCACGACGCTCCAACCCACTCGCCCTGGCGGTGCTCGCCTGCCTCCAGGAACGGCCGATGCACCCCTACGAGGTGGCCCAGACGTTGCGGGTCCGGGCCAAGCACGAGAGCGTGAAGCTCAACTACGGGTCGCTGTACTCGGTGGTGGAGTCGCTCGAGAAGCGGGGCCTCATCCATGCCACCGAGACCATCCGGGACGGGCGGCGCCCGGAGCGCACGGTCTACGAGGTCACCGACTCCGGGCGGCGGGAGTTCGACGACTGGCTCACCGACCTCGTCGCCCGGCCCGCCAAGGAGTACCTCCAGTTCGAGGCTGCCCTGTCGTTCATCGGCGGGCTCACCCCCGAGGATGCCCTGGTCGCCCTGCAGGAGCGCTGCACCGCCCTGCAGTTCTGGATGACCGCCATGCGGGCGGTGCTGCAGGAGATGGAGGCCAGCGGGCTGCCCCGGATCCACGGTCTTGAGGCGGAGTACATGATCACCCTGTACGAGGCCGAGCTCGACTGGGTCCGGCTCCTGGTGAAGGACATCGAGTCCGGGTCGCTGGACGGCCT
Proteins encoded in this region:
- a CDS encoding PadR family transcriptional regulator, giving the protein MAPPRRSNPLALAVLACLQERPMHPYEVAQTLRVRAKHESVKLNYGSLYSVVESLEKRGLIHATETIRDGRRPERTVYEVTDSGRREFDDWLTDLVARPAKEYLQFEAALSFIGGLTPEDALVALQERCTALQFWMTAMRAVLQEMEASGLPRIHGLEAEYMITLYEAELDWVRLLVKDIESGSLDGLDQWHEWHGRSSRPRFPPEALLADEFPTAPSS
- the glgX gene encoding glycogen debranching protein GlgX, which produces MWPDVSREPPARRTELRVWPGTPSPLGATWDGEGVNFALWSPHAHAVELCLFPDPAGPAGAHPIVGEERVRLTERTDFVWHGYLPDVRPGQLYGFRVHGHYAPAEGLRFNPNKLLLDPYARSLSGPIQLSADCFGYVLGDPDEDLSCSTTDSAPRLPKSVVVDPAFSWGNDRAPRTPWNRTVIYECHVKGLTAAHPGLAPELRGTYLGMGSEPVIDHLKELGVTAVELLPVHQAVTGWHLAKLRLSEYWGYNTIAFFAPEVRYASQPGRQVYEFKSMVRALHRAGIEVLLDVVYNHTGEGSERGPTLCFRGVDNLDYYRLNPEDRRRSADVTGTGNTLNASHPRVVQLICDSLRYWVEEMHVDGFRFDLAPALARANGGVDMAGVFYTAVGQDPVLSKVKLIAEPWDLGADGYRLGGFPAGWAEWNGKYRDCIRRFWRGDKGVVPELASRLAGSSDVFAASGRGTYASINFITAHDGFTLADLVSYEHKHNEANGEENRDGSDHNLSRNWGAEGPTASAWTNRMRDRMRRNLMATLLLSQGVPMLLAGDEMGNSQRGNNNAYCQDNPTGWVNWDLSPEDRRLMALTAQAIERLRANPVLRRRTFFTGSPHPKAGPRSHAGARTKDLTWIRPDGQEMTIADWATEDNQVLGMLIRGQASDDVDERGRPVYGDTIFLLMNGGARTRYFVLPKLPTQGIWEELLNTNHPGPSRPVKTPALNLLSYSLMLLRYLETR